One window from the genome of Mucilaginibacter ginsenosidivorans encodes:
- the lpdA gene encoding dihydrolipoyl dehydrogenase: protein MDYDLIVIGSGPGGYVAAIRASQLGLKTAIVEKESLGGICLNWGCIPTKALLKSAQVFEYINHAADYGLKVSGGEVDFESVIKRSRGVADGMSKGVQFLMKKNKIEVLMGTGKLKSKGTVQVTGADGATKDYTAKHIILATGGRSRELPNIKQDGVKVIGYRQAMNLPKQPKSMIVVGSGAIGIEFAYFYNALGTKVTVVEFMDNVVPLEDEEVSKALNRILKKQGIDIMTSSNVESVDSTGDTCKVKVKTAASVVDLEAEIVLSAVGISTNLEGIGLEENGVKTDKGKVVVDDFYRTNVEGVYAIGDIVKGQALAHVASAEGIICVEKIAGQNPEPLNYNNIPGCTYCSPEIASVGYTEKAAKEAGYDIKVGKFPYSASGKASAAGAKDGFVKVIFDAKYGEFLGAHMIGFNVTELIAEVVTARKLETTGHEIIKSVHPHPTMSEAVMEAAAEAYGECIHL, encoded by the coding sequence ATGGACTACGATTTAATTGTTATTGGGTCTGGCCCGGGCGGATATGTAGCAGCTATACGCGCTTCTCAGCTTGGCTTAAAAACTGCAATAGTTGAGAAAGAATCATTGGGTGGTATTTGTCTAAATTGGGGATGTATACCAACCAAAGCATTGTTAAAAAGCGCCCAGGTATTTGAGTATATCAATCATGCTGCCGATTACGGCCTGAAGGTTTCGGGTGGTGAAGTAGATTTTGAATCGGTGATAAAACGAAGCCGTGGTGTGGCCGACGGAATGAGCAAAGGCGTTCAGTTCCTGATGAAGAAAAACAAGATCGAAGTTTTGATGGGTACCGGCAAGCTTAAATCGAAAGGCACCGTACAGGTTACCGGAGCAGACGGTGCGACAAAAGATTATACCGCTAAACATATCATATTGGCCACAGGCGGACGCTCGCGCGAATTGCCAAACATCAAACAGGATGGTGTAAAAGTAATTGGTTATCGCCAGGCAATGAATTTACCGAAGCAGCCAAAATCGATGATCGTGGTAGGATCGGGGGCTATCGGGATCGAGTTTGCCTATTTCTATAATGCGCTTGGCACAAAGGTTACCGTGGTTGAGTTTATGGACAATGTAGTGCCACTTGAAGACGAGGAAGTGTCGAAAGCGCTGAACCGTATCCTTAAAAAACAAGGCATAGACATTATGACCAGTTCAAACGTCGAATCAGTCGATAGCACCGGGGATACCTGCAAAGTAAAAGTTAAAACAGCTGCTAGTGTAGTAGACCTCGAAGCAGAGATCGTTCTCTCGGCAGTTGGCATCAGCACCAACCTGGAAGGGATCGGGCTTGAAGAGAATGGTGTTAAAACCGACAAAGGCAAGGTTGTGGTTGACGATTTTTACCGTACCAATGTTGAAGGCGTTTATGCCATTGGTGATATCGTTAAAGGACAGGCCCTGGCACACGTCGCGTCTGCCGAAGGTATTATTTGCGTCGAAAAAATTGCCGGGCAGAATCCTGAACCATTAAATTACAACAACATACCGGGCTGTACTTACTGTAGTCCGGAAATAGCATCCGTTGGTTACACGGAGAAAGCCGCTAAAGAAGCGGGTTACGATATCAAAGTAGGCAAATTCCCTTATTCTGCGTCAGGTAAGGCATCTGCCGCAGGGGCTAAAGACGGTTTCGTAAAGGTAATATTTGATGCGAAATACGGCGAGTTCCTGGGGGCGCACATGATCGGTTTTAATGTGACCGAACTGATCGCTGAAGTGGTTACTGCCCGCAAACTGGAAACTACCGGGCACGAGATCATCAAATCTGTTCACCCTCACCCAACCATGAGCGAAGCTGTAATGGAAGCTGCAGCAGAGGCTTACGGCGAGTGCATACACTTATAA
- a CDS encoding TonB-dependent receptor: MRKYLLLLLLAGISFLAGENAFAQGVTTASINGIVTDSKGTIPGATITMTHTPTGTVYSTASRADGRFNIPNLRVGGPYTFKVTFVGYKDFVQDGITLSIGQDQRIDAKVEENSTTLAEVKVTGTQGKVFNTSRTGARETISRAQIEALPTINRSLQDFTKLTPSANGLSFGGRSSGFNNITVDGALFNNSFGLSGTLGGQTNSQPISLDAIDQIQVDIAPYDVRQGNFTGAGVNTVVKSGTNEFKGTIYDYVRSTTLTGYHAGPTDITKTPFTYRQTGLSVGGPIIKNKLFFFLSGEQERISAPATSYVASSGGSTGANVSQADAATLNSIAQYLQTNYGYNPGPYQGYSYQTHSDKMTVKLDWNIDKNNVLSAKYFYLKSYRDNPASNSGIVGISNTTRAPGVTTLPFYGSGYRINNNFNIGIIELDTRISSSMSNRLTVGYSALRDYRASLGGTAIPLVDIGNGVASTDPVTGIVTETTASAVQTSFGYELFTANNLLSTNIAQFSDDFTIFAGKHEIVIGTSDQIQSYTNGFAPNYNGLYTYNSAYDFLNGLPALAYSTRFSALPDGSFPYAKIKAGIYSLYAQDKFHVTDNIRLTYGIRADYDAFPTTLQQNPNVPGLAFQQGIHVDPSVLPKNRIQLSPRIGFNWDVNGDQSTQIRGGTGFFTGTVPFVWISNQASNNGVLFGSYTINKGAASNTPAQNAQLIFNPNVNANRPTNAAANTSYELDVADPNLKYPKIWRSNLAVDQKLPGGIIATIEGAYTKDINAIYHQNLVVSDGFTTLPGVEGQIRYDSKNITPAAAAATAANPSITGLYYMTNTNKGYSWFVTGQLQKSFSNGLYANVAYTHTVTKDVNDGGSTASTIWSTRYVAGNPNADNLSNSSFVQPNRIIASFAYKKDYIKHATTTIGLVFERANNGAVSYITAGDPNNDGATNDLMYIPKNKGDIILVPNDAKDLRTPDQLWVQLNNFIGQDKYLSAHRGQFAQRNGAILPYFQRADLHLAQDFYIKSGKVKNTLEFTFDIINLGNFLNRDWGLYQTAFNGFSSGSVTVLRYQGIDASTGKAKYSFPYLDANNLVPVTSSYKTDISQFSRWQAQFGIRYIFN; encoded by the coding sequence ATGAGGAAGTATTTACTCTTATTACTACTGGCCGGCATTTCATTTCTCGCAGGCGAGAATGCTTTTGCCCAGGGTGTAACAACTGCGTCCATTAACGGTATCGTTACCGATAGCAAAGGAACGATACCCGGCGCGACTATTACGATGACCCATACGCCTACCGGAACGGTATATTCTACCGCCAGCCGTGCAGACGGACGCTTTAACATACCCAACCTTAGGGTGGGCGGGCCGTATACATTCAAAGTCACTTTTGTGGGGTACAAAGATTTTGTGCAGGATGGCATCACTTTATCAATTGGCCAGGATCAGCGTATCGACGCTAAAGTGGAAGAAAACAGCACTACCTTAGCAGAAGTAAAAGTTACCGGTACACAAGGAAAGGTATTCAACACTTCGAGGACAGGCGCACGCGAAACCATCAGCCGTGCGCAGATCGAGGCGTTGCCGACAATTAACCGTTCATTGCAGGATTTTACTAAATTAACCCCTTCGGCAAACGGCTTGAGCTTTGGCGGTCGCAGCAGCGGTTTTAACAACATCACTGTTGACGGTGCTTTGTTTAATAACTCGTTTGGCTTGTCAGGCACACTTGGAGGCCAGACAAACTCTCAGCCGATCTCGCTCGACGCTATTGACCAGATACAGGTTGATATTGCGCCTTATGACGTTCGTCAGGGTAACTTTACCGGTGCCGGTGTTAATACTGTCGTGAAATCGGGTACTAATGAGTTTAAAGGAACGATCTACGATTATGTTCGCAGCACTACACTTACCGGTTATCACGCAGGCCCTACGGATATTACCAAAACTCCGTTCACCTATCGCCAAACCGGGTTAAGCGTTGGCGGTCCGATAATCAAGAATAAATTATTCTTTTTCTTATCAGGCGAGCAGGAAAGAATAAGCGCTCCTGCTACTTCTTATGTTGCTTCAAGCGGTGGTTCAACAGGTGCCAACGTATCACAGGCCGATGCAGCTACGTTGAATTCAATAGCGCAGTACCTCCAGACCAATTATGGATACAACCCAGGCCCTTACCAGGGCTATAGCTACCAGACACACAGCGATAAAATGACTGTGAAGCTGGACTGGAACATTGATAAAAACAATGTTTTGAGCGCCAAATATTTCTATTTGAAATCATATAGGGATAACCCTGCCAGCAACTCGGGTATAGTAGGCATTAGCAATACCACGCGTGCTCCCGGCGTTACAACGCTACCTTTCTACGGTTCAGGTTATCGTATCAATAATAACTTTAACATTGGCATCATCGAGTTGGATACACGTATCAGCAGCAGCATGTCAAACAGGTTAACTGTAGGTTATTCAGCGCTGCGTGATTATCGTGCATCGCTGGGAGGCACTGCTATTCCATTGGTTGACATTGGCAATGGCGTTGCAAGTACTGATCCGGTTACAGGTATTGTTACAGAAACTACGGCCTCGGCAGTGCAAACCAGCTTTGGTTACGAACTGTTTACTGCCAATAACTTATTGAGTACCAATATCGCCCAGTTCTCCGATGACTTTACAATTTTTGCCGGTAAGCACGAGATTGTGATCGGTACAAGTGATCAAATACAGAGCTATACCAATGGTTTTGCTCCAAATTATAACGGTTTGTACACTTACAATTCGGCTTATGATTTCCTGAACGGCTTGCCGGCTCTCGCTTATTCGACACGTTTTTCGGCGTTGCCTGACGGTTCTTTTCCTTATGCAAAGATCAAAGCAGGTATATACAGCTTATACGCCCAGGATAAGTTTCACGTAACAGATAACATCCGTTTAACTTATGGTATCCGTGCCGATTATGATGCATTCCCGACCACGCTGCAACAGAATCCAAATGTACCGGGACTGGCTTTCCAGCAAGGTATCCATGTAGATCCGTCAGTATTACCTAAAAACAGGATCCAGTTGTCGCCACGCATCGGCTTTAACTGGGATGTAAATGGCGACCAGTCTACGCAAATTCGTGGTGGTACTGGCTTCTTTACCGGTACAGTGCCTTTTGTATGGATATCAAACCAGGCGTCAAACAACGGTGTGTTGTTTGGCTCCTACACAATAAACAAAGGAGCTGCATCTAATACACCGGCTCAAAATGCACAGCTGATCTTCAACCCAAATGTGAATGCCAACAGGCCGACAAATGCCGCTGCCAATACTTCATACGAGCTTGACGTAGCTGACCCGAATCTGAAATATCCAAAAATATGGAGGTCAAACCTGGCCGTTGACCAGAAATTACCGGGCGGTATTATAGCAACTATTGAGGGTGCATACACTAAAGATATCAATGCTATTTATCACCAGAACCTGGTGGTTTCAGACGGTTTTACCACGTTACCGGGTGTTGAAGGACAAATTCGTTACGATTCAAAAAATATTACCCCGGCCGCTGCTGCAGCAACTGCAGCTAATCCGTCTATCACAGGGTTATATTATATGACAAATACCAACAAAGGTTATTCATGGTTTGTTACTGGCCAGTTGCAAAAAAGCTTCTCAAATGGTTTATATGCCAATGTGGCGTATACGCATACTGTAACAAAAGACGTGAACGACGGCGGCTCTACAGCTTCAACTATCTGGAGCACACGCTACGTAGCGGGCAACCCGAACGCTGACAACCTGTCGAACAGTTCATTTGTACAGCCTAACAGGATCATCGCGTCTTTCGCCTATAAGAAAGATTACATCAAACACGCTACCACAACTATTGGTTTAGTGTTTGAGAGGGCGAACAACGGTGCCGTATCGTACATTACAGCGGGAGACCCTAATAACGATGGTGCTACTAATGACCTGATGTATATCCCGAAAAACAAGGGTGATATCATCCTGGTACCTAACGATGCAAAAGATTTGCGTACGCCAGATCAATTATGGGTGCAATTAAACAACTTCATCGGCCAGGATAAATATCTTAGCGCCCATAGAGGACAATTTGCTCAACGTAACGGTGCCATACTGCCTTATTTCCAAAGAGCAGACCTGCACCTTGCACAGGATTTCTATATCAAATCAGGGAAAGTGAAAAATACGTTGGAGTTTACCTTTGACATCATTAACCTTGGTAACTTCCTGAATCGCGACTGGGGATTGTACCAGACAGCGTTTAACGGGTTTAGCAGTGGCTCGGTAACCGTACTGCGTTACCAGGGCATTGACGCTTCAACAGGTAAGGCGAAATATTCATTCCCATATTTGGATGCAAACAATCTTGTACCTGTAACCAGCTCTTATAAAACTGACATCAGCCAGTTTTCAAGATGGCAGGCACAGTTTGGTATAAGGTATATATTTAATTAA
- a CDS encoding penicillin acylase family protein, protein MKYLAILVFAVTLGLIYSLQIKIGDIPPLGKLLNPGTGFWQNAESKNTGSDEQLQLDGLTGKVVIHYDEHRIPHIFAENDHDLYYAQGYITAHDRLWEMDIQTRSASGRLSEVVGVKALEVDRYHRRIGMTYGAENTLRGMMKNPVSKMMIGAYSDGVNSFIHHLSKKDYPLEFKLLDYAPEEWKPIDCAYLLKLMSETLAGGSDDFAMTNDLKVFGAKDVNDLFPDYPFHEDPIIPAGTKWDFKALPLPKPSADFIAQMTGRIKPKERIPGIGSNNWAIAGSKSANGYPILANDPHLNLTFPSIWYQVQLSSPTVNVYGVSLPGAPCVVVGYNQNISWGVTNVGADVLDWYQVKFRDNTKNEYWYNNKWKKTSKHVEVINVRGQKPLYDTVIYTHHGPVVYNSTSQKPEGDHENVPVGDALRWIAHDESDEFMTFYLLNRGKNYDDYRKALTFYTAPAQNFIFADKEKDIAITPNGKFPLKFREQGKYILDGSDPANDWQGWIPYDQNPTVKNPARGFVSSANQSSTDQTYPYYINWDFELYDRAKRINDLLSGMKNATADSMRLMQMDDYSMRAHDVLPEMLEYIDASKFNKDQKWALELVRDWDKRFSANSEGASIFNAWWLSFYDMVWDEFDRKDILLNYPSFDRTEKLLLTEPGSKWFDVLNTPGKETCTGIVNRSFTVSVSQLIKTHGKPGKNWEWGNVKDTHINHLANLPGFGTGHFSVGGNGSVINALKGGNGPSWRMVVQLGPEVKGYGVFPGGESGNPGSFYYDDMFETWRDGKLNELLFLKNINEKSARIKSTLILSSK, encoded by the coding sequence ATGAAATACTTAGCCATTTTAGTATTTGCCGTTACCCTGGGGCTCATTTACAGCCTGCAGATCAAAATCGGCGATATTCCCCCTCTCGGAAAATTGCTTAATCCCGGCACCGGCTTCTGGCAGAACGCTGAAAGCAAAAACACAGGGTCAGATGAACAGTTGCAACTCGACGGATTGACCGGTAAAGTTGTAATCCACTATGACGAACACCGCATACCGCACATTTTCGCCGAAAACGACCATGATCTGTATTACGCCCAGGGATACATAACAGCGCATGACAGGCTTTGGGAAATGGACATACAGACACGCAGCGCCTCGGGGCGGCTTTCGGAAGTCGTTGGGGTGAAGGCGCTCGAAGTTGATCGTTATCATCGCCGCATAGGTATGACTTACGGCGCAGAAAACACCTTACGCGGAATGATGAAAAACCCGGTTTCCAAGATGATGATCGGGGCATATTCCGACGGGGTAAATAGCTTCATCCATCATTTGAGCAAAAAAGACTACCCACTCGAATTTAAGCTGCTCGACTATGCTCCAGAAGAGTGGAAGCCAATCGATTGTGCATACCTGTTAAAACTGATGTCCGAAACACTGGCTGGCGGTTCCGACGATTTTGCGATGACCAATGATCTAAAGGTGTTTGGGGCTAAGGATGTGAACGACCTGTTTCCTGACTATCCTTTTCATGAGGACCCGATAATTCCGGCGGGAACGAAATGGGATTTTAAGGCTCTGCCGCTCCCAAAGCCTTCAGCTGATTTCATAGCTCAAATGACCGGTAGAATAAAGCCTAAAGAGCGCATTCCCGGTATTGGCAGTAACAACTGGGCCATTGCGGGAAGCAAATCTGCAAACGGCTACCCCATTTTGGCCAATGATCCACATCTCAACCTCACTTTCCCTTCAATATGGTACCAGGTCCAGCTATCATCCCCTACTGTAAATGTTTATGGAGTTTCGTTACCGGGCGCACCATGCGTGGTTGTAGGCTATAATCAAAATATTAGTTGGGGTGTAACCAACGTGGGCGCCGATGTGCTCGACTGGTACCAGGTCAAATTCAGGGATAACACCAAAAACGAATATTGGTACAATAATAAGTGGAAGAAAACGAGCAAGCATGTCGAGGTCATCAATGTGCGCGGACAAAAGCCGCTTTACGACACTGTAATTTATACCCACCACGGGCCTGTGGTGTACAACAGTACGTCACAAAAACCCGAAGGCGATCACGAAAACGTACCCGTTGGCGATGCGCTACGTTGGATAGCACATGATGAGTCGGATGAATTTATGACCTTTTACCTGTTAAACCGGGGAAAAAATTACGATGATTACCGAAAGGCGCTTACCTTTTATACTGCCCCGGCTCAAAATTTCATTTTTGCTGACAAGGAAAAGGATATTGCTATCACACCCAATGGAAAGTTTCCATTAAAGTTCCGGGAGCAAGGTAAATATATTCTGGATGGCAGCGACCCTGCAAACGATTGGCAGGGTTGGATACCTTATGATCAGAATCCAACAGTTAAGAACCCGGCCCGCGGTTTTGTAAGTTCGGCAAATCAATCGTCAACAGATCAAACTTATCCATACTATATCAATTGGGATTTTGAATTATACGACCGCGCCAAACGAATAAATGACTTGCTTTCAGGAATGAAAAATGCGACAGCAGATAGCATGCGCCTGATGCAAATGGATGATTACAGCATGCGGGCCCACGACGTGCTTCCGGAGATGCTTGAGTATATCGATGCCTCTAAATTTAACAAAGACCAGAAATGGGCGCTTGAACTTGTAAGGGATTGGGATAAACGTTTCTCCGCAAATTCTGAAGGAGCAAGTATTTTCAACGCATGGTGGCTCAGTTTTTACGACATGGTTTGGGATGAGTTTGATCGCAAAGATATCCTGTTGAATTACCCCTCGTTTGACCGCACTGAGAAATTATTATTAACCGAACCCGGCTCGAAATGGTTTGACGTACTCAATACACCAGGCAAAGAAACCTGCACCGGCATTGTAAACAGGTCATTTACCGTCTCTGTTAGCCAGCTGATAAAAACTCACGGAAAGCCCGGAAAAAACTGGGAGTGGGGCAACGTTAAGGACACTCATATCAATCACCTGGCTAATCTCCCCGGTTTCGGAACGGGGCATTTTTCCGTTGGCGGCAACGGATCGGTTATCAATGCATTAAAAGGCGGAAATGGTCCGTCGTGGCGGATGGTGGTACAACTGGGGCCGGAAGTAAAAGGTTACGGCGTTTTTCCGGGTGGTGAGTCGGGCAACCCGGGTAGTTTTTATTACGACGATATGTTTGAAACCTGGAGAGACGGCAAACTGAACGAATTGTTATTTCTTAAAAACATCAATGAAAAATCGGCAAGAATTAAATCAACCCTTATTTTAAGCAGCAAGTAA
- a CDS encoding helix-turn-helix domain-containing protein, with the protein MNEIQLEKVVFEPGKSFKLFSPRLRNTFLWHYHPEYELVYVEADAGIRHVGSHISGYTQSDLVFIGGNLPHLNFDYRLRSEYHQVVIQLREDFMGNAINTSPEFSVINQLFKRSASGVAFYGETKTIAAQRLKRLENLSSFYQLMELMDIFLFLANSTEYQVLNGDDLSLRFFLKDKIRMGAIYEYIDANYNRKPDVNVVAEKVYLTTPAFCRYFKRQTNMTFTDFVNQYRIDMAKNLLMQDKNITETCYAVGFESLSYFNKLFNKIVGQNPSEFKRSWPGRDADHH; encoded by the coding sequence ATGAACGAGATCCAACTTGAAAAGGTAGTTTTTGAGCCCGGAAAGTCGTTTAAATTATTCTCTCCGCGACTGCGTAATACTTTTTTATGGCATTATCACCCCGAATACGAGTTGGTTTATGTGGAAGCCGATGCCGGTATACGTCACGTAGGGTCGCACATTTCCGGTTATACCCAAAGCGATCTTGTGTTCATAGGCGGCAATCTCCCCCATCTCAATTTTGATTATCGCCTGCGGAGCGAATACCACCAGGTTGTTATACAACTACGCGAGGATTTTATGGGCAATGCCATCAACACCTCGCCGGAATTTTCCGTTATTAACCAGTTGTTCAAAAGGTCGGCCTCAGGCGTCGCTTTTTATGGTGAAACCAAAACGATTGCCGCCCAACGGCTTAAGCGGCTGGAAAACCTGTCATCGTTTTACCAACTGATGGAATTGATGGATATTTTCCTGTTCCTGGCAAATTCGACGGAGTACCAGGTACTTAATGGCGATGACCTGAGCCTTCGGTTCTTTTTGAAAGATAAGATACGTATGGGTGCAATATACGAATATATCGATGCCAATTATAACCGTAAGCCCGACGTGAACGTCGTGGCCGAAAAGGTATACCTTACAACACCTGCATTTTGCCGTTATTTTAAAAGGCAAACCAATATGACGTTTACTGATTTTGTGAATCAATATCGTATCGATATGGCAAAAAACTTATTGATGCAGGACAAAAATATTACCGAAACCTGTTACGCGGTTGGGTTCGAAAGCCTGTCCTATTTCAATAAATTATTCAATAAAATCGTCGGACAGAATCCGTCTGAATTCAAAAGATCGTGGCCCGGACGGGATGCCGATCATCATTGA
- a CDS encoding phytanoyl-CoA dioxygenase family protein gives MKTENQTMGTMIMSPGNAHKEIPGNPSTAKSSQIKLNDRSNGEPLRVLTEDDWKFWIENGYVVVKNAVPKEQAKRLADYLWEYEDKDPNDIESWYKRPNAQMQMTELNNTGMVEIYNQQYMWDNRQYPKVHQAFADVWGTEKLWVTIDRANLNFPLRPGFEYKGFIHWDYDPETKPQNVQGVLALADQTDENMGGFQCVPELYRTYDAWKLMQPVDRDHYKPDTTGFEIVKVKLEAGDLLIFNSLEPHGIRPNTSGNKVRIAQYIAMMPAQEDNEELRQWRINSWQSREAMQGYAFPGDPMEREKKNPVAELSPLGRKLLGLDRW, from the coding sequence ATGAAAACTGAAAATCAAACCATGGGCACCATGATAATGAGCCCCGGAAATGCTCATAAGGAAATTCCTGGTAACCCGTCTACCGCAAAATCGAGTCAAATTAAATTAAATGACCGTAGCAACGGCGAACCGTTGCGGGTATTGACAGAGGATGACTGGAAGTTCTGGATAGAGAATGGATATGTAGTTGTTAAAAATGCCGTGCCGAAGGAGCAGGCAAAAAGGCTTGCGGATTATTTATGGGAGTATGAGGATAAAGACCCCAACGATATCGAAAGCTGGTACAAACGGCCCAATGCACAAATGCAAATGACGGAACTGAACAATACCGGCATGGTAGAAATATATAACCAGCAATACATGTGGGATAACAGGCAATATCCAAAGGTTCACCAGGCATTTGCTGATGTTTGGGGAACCGAAAAATTGTGGGTGACCATTGACAGGGCCAATCTGAATTTTCCATTAAGGCCGGGCTTTGAATATAAAGGGTTTATCCATTGGGATTATGATCCGGAAACCAAACCGCAAAATGTACAGGGGGTATTGGCGCTGGCCGACCAGACGGATGAAAATATGGGAGGTTTTCAGTGTGTGCCTGAACTATACCGGACCTATGACGCATGGAAACTAATGCAACCTGTCGACCGCGATCATTATAAGCCCGATACAACGGGGTTTGAAATAGTAAAGGTTAAGCTGGAAGCAGGGGACCTGCTGATATTCAACAGCCTGGAGCCACATGGCATTCGCCCGAATACAAGCGGTAACAAGGTGCGTATCGCACAATATATAGCGATGATGCCTGCCCAGGAAGATAACGAGGAACTACGCCAATGGCGTATCAACAGCTGGCAAAGCCGCGAAGCTATGCAAGGGTACGCTTTCCCGGGCGATCCGATGGAACGGGAAAAGAAAAACCCTGTTGCGGAATTAAGCCCATTGGGACGAAAGCTGCTTGGACTGGACCGCTGGTGA
- a CDS encoding VOC family protein, translating into MKSISIISIPVTDQEAAKQFYLKLGFNLLVEAPFDKDQKWVQLALSGQEAVSITLVTWFENMPAGCLNGFVINTDNLDNDIEDLSAKGITVGKVDQTPWGRFAAIIDPDGNRLSLHQN; encoded by the coding sequence ATGAAATCAATTTCAATCATCTCTATCCCGGTAACAGACCAGGAAGCAGCTAAACAATTCTATTTAAAGCTTGGATTTAATTTATTGGTAGAAGCGCCGTTTGACAAGGATCAAAAATGGGTGCAGCTGGCTTTATCCGGGCAGGAAGCAGTATCCATTACCCTCGTTACCTGGTTCGAAAATATGCCGGCAGGTTGCCTCAATGGCTTTGTTATAAACACTGACAACCTCGATAACGATATCGAGGACTTATCCGCAAAGGGTATAACTGTTGGTAAAGTGGACCAGACACCGTGGGGAAGATTTGCGGCAATAATAGATCCGGACGGCAACCGTTTAAGCTTACATCAAAATTAA
- a CDS encoding ArsR/SmtB family transcription factor — MARLNSDPFQAIADTNRRQILLMLTGKKLSINVVADNFDISRPAISKHIKVLCEAGFVQITEDGRERYCELNPQGFDEIKEWIIYFEQFWKEKLQNLENLLDKRSGKSDDKTI; from the coding sequence ATGGCAAGACTAAATTCGGACCCCTTCCAGGCGATTGCAGATACTAACCGCCGGCAAATATTGCTGATGCTTACTGGTAAAAAATTATCTATCAATGTGGTTGCTGACAATTTTGATATCAGCCGGCCGGCCATATCCAAACACATTAAAGTGCTTTGCGAAGCTGGCTTTGTTCAAATAACTGAAGACGGGCGCGAGCGCTATTGCGAATTGAACCCGCAGGGTTTCGACGAAATAAAGGAATGGATCATTTACTTCGAGCAGTTCTGGAAGGAAAAATTGCAAAACCTTGAAAATTTACTGGACAAGCGCTCAGGGAAAAGCGACGATAAAACAATTTAA
- a CDS encoding SRPBCC family protein: MQRDIIVKWFFAHPPEKVWECLTKPELVNEWLMKNDFLPVVGHKFQFHSKPLPKMGWDGIVYCEVLEIIPYQKLAYSWQGGPKPGVIGLDTVLIWTLVPEAGGTLMILEHKGFKGWKNYIASIFMENGWKKGIQRRFDKILNDHINGKTKFGPLPGDCRY; this comes from the coding sequence ATGCAAAGAGATATTATTGTTAAATGGTTCTTCGCCCACCCGCCCGAAAAAGTATGGGAGTGCCTGACAAAACCGGAATTGGTGAACGAGTGGTTAATGAAAAATGACTTTTTGCCGGTTGTTGGCCATAAATTTCAGTTCCATAGTAAACCGTTGCCAAAAATGGGTTGGGATGGTATCGTTTATTGCGAGGTGCTGGAAATAATTCCTTATCAAAAACTGGCATATAGCTGGCAGGGCGGTCCAAAACCCGGTGTTATAGGCTTAGATACAGTCTTAATCTGGACACTGGTACCGGAAGCTGGAGGAACCCTGATGATCCTGGAGCATAAAGGTTTTAAGGGCTGGAAAAACTATATCGCCAGTATCTTTATGGAAAATGGCTGGAAAAAAGGCATTCAGCGGAGATTTGATAAAATTCTAAACGATCATATTAATGGCAAGACTAAATTCGGACCCCTTCCAGGCGATTGCAGATACTAA